From a region of the Xanthomonas rydalmerensis genome:
- a CDS encoding nucleotidyltransferase domain-containing protein: protein MPPLPTPAQALAIAHSLLSTRYADAAFGFAAGSILRGEGTHLSDIDLVVVYDSLPAARRESFMAEGVPVEAFVHDPGTLAWFVDDDAARGRPSLLHMIAEGTLVGTATESARTLQGQIAARLQAGPPPLTQAQRDALRYEITDLVDDLCGERSAAEIVAIGALLHPHLAELALRGRGHWYGSGKWVPRLLARMDPALGARFDQAFAALFASADRAPVLALAQQELAVHGGRLFDGDCRTAPADWRA, encoded by the coding sequence ATGCCGCCCCTGCCCACGCCCGCACAGGCGCTGGCGATCGCGCACTCGCTGCTGTCCACGCGCTACGCCGATGCCGCCTTCGGCTTCGCCGCCGGCTCGATCCTGCGCGGCGAAGGCACGCATCTGTCCGACATCGATCTGGTGGTGGTCTACGACAGCCTGCCGGCCGCACGCCGCGAGTCGTTCATGGCCGAGGGCGTGCCGGTCGAAGCCTTCGTGCACGATCCGGGCACGCTGGCCTGGTTCGTCGATGACGACGCGGCCCGCGGCCGCCCCAGCCTGCTGCACATGATCGCCGAGGGCACCCTCGTCGGCACCGCGACCGAGTCCGCACGCACCCTGCAAGGCCAGATCGCCGCGCGGCTGCAGGCCGGGCCGCCGCCGCTGACGCAGGCGCAACGGGACGCGCTGCGCTACGAGATCACCGACCTGGTCGACGACCTGTGCGGCGAGCGCAGCGCCGCCGAGATCGTCGCGATCGGCGCCCTGCTGCATCCGCACCTGGCGGAACTGGCGCTGCGCGGACGCGGCCACTGGTACGGCAGCGGCAAGTGGGTCCCGCGCCTGCTGGCACGCATGGACCCTGCCCTGGGCGCGCGCTTCGACCAGGCCTTCGCCGCACTGTTCGCCAGCGCCGACCGCGCGCCGGTGCTGGCGCTGGCACAACAGGAACTGGCCGTGCACGGCGGCCGCCTGTTCGACGGCGATTGCCGCACCGCGCCTGCGGACTGGCGCGCCTGA
- a CDS encoding acyl-CoA thioesterase, protein MSGTQRELTFRFLAEPIDVNYGGKVHGGVVMKWIDQVGYAAAVGWSGHYSVTVAVGGIRFVSPIRISDMVTVSAKLVHTGTSSMHFAIEVRARDPMGGEPRLCTHCIIVFVALDGVEGRPTAVPAWHPDTPEDHRLAEYAQKVMELSKGIEDTIAHYQG, encoded by the coding sequence ATGAGCGGCACCCAACGCGAACTGACCTTCCGCTTCCTGGCCGAGCCGATCGACGTCAACTACGGCGGCAAGGTCCACGGCGGCGTGGTGATGAAGTGGATCGACCAGGTCGGCTACGCCGCTGCGGTGGGCTGGAGCGGCCACTACAGCGTGACCGTGGCGGTGGGCGGCATTCGCTTCGTCTCGCCGATCCGCATCAGCGACATGGTCACGGTCAGCGCCAAGCTGGTCCACACCGGCACCAGCAGCATGCATTTCGCCATCGAGGTGCGCGCACGCGATCCGATGGGCGGCGAGCCGCGCCTGTGCACGCATTGCATCATCGTGTTCGTGGCCCTGGACGGCGTCGAAGGCCGCCCCACCGCGGTACCGGCCTGGCATCCGGACACGCCGGAAGACCATCGCCTGGCCGAGTACGCGCAGAAGGTGATGGAACTGAGCAAGGGCATCGAGGACACCATCGCCCACTACCAGGGCTGA
- a CDS encoding class I SAM-dependent methyltransferase has protein sequence MSAPADSLRAQLLRLPGLTLHEGVLVHDALPDDPFEQRYLDVRRRESRLYSDAQVRTLPQPPGALGASHEWRVRAESCRRLLRHLRARGGDGPLLELGCGNGWLSHRLASDLQREVCGVDVNRTELAQAARVFADAPRLSFVAGDILRLPLPAQRFDVVVVPACLQYFADPRALIARLLELLQHDGELHILDSPFYADADQARASAARSLRYFSDLGCAELAQQYHQHIDAALDGIVLRRLFDPRRLSARCLRALRWRQPHFPWLCIRKRDNLALTAT, from the coding sequence GTGAGCGCGCCTGCCGATAGCCTGCGCGCGCAGTTGTTGCGGTTGCCCGGGCTGACGCTCCACGAGGGCGTGCTGGTGCACGACGCGTTGCCGGACGACCCGTTCGAGCAGCGCTACCTGGACGTGCGCCGCCGCGAAAGCCGGCTCTACAGCGACGCGCAGGTGCGCACGCTGCCGCAGCCGCCCGGTGCGCTGGGCGCCAGCCACGAATGGCGGGTGCGCGCCGAATCCTGCCGGCGCCTGTTGCGCCATCTGCGCGCGCGCGGCGGGGACGGTCCGCTGCTGGAGCTGGGCTGCGGCAACGGCTGGCTGTCGCATCGCCTGGCCAGCGACCTGCAGCGCGAGGTCTGCGGCGTCGACGTCAATCGCACCGAATTGGCGCAGGCGGCGCGGGTGTTCGCCGACGCGCCGCGGTTGAGCTTCGTCGCCGGCGATATCCTGCGCCTGCCGCTGCCGGCGCAACGGTTCGATGTGGTGGTGGTGCCGGCCTGCCTCCAGTACTTCGCCGATCCGCGTGCGTTGATCGCGCGTCTGCTGGAGTTGCTGCAGCACGATGGCGAACTGCACATCCTCGATAGCCCGTTCTACGCCGACGCCGACCAGGCCCGGGCCAGCGCCGCGCGCAGCCTGCGTTACTTCAGCGACCTGGGTTGCGCCGAGCTGGCGCAGCAATACCACCAGCACATCGACGCGGCGCTGGACGGCATCGTGCTGCGCCGGCTGTTCGACCCGCGCCGCCTGTCCGCGCGCTGCCTGCGCGCGCTGCGCTGGCGCCAGCCGCATTTCCCGTGGCTGTGCATCCGCAAGCGCGACAACCTGGCGCTGACCGCGACGTAG